One genomic segment of Epinephelus fuscoguttatus linkage group LG19, E.fuscoguttatus.final_Chr_v1 includes these proteins:
- the pmp22a gene encoding peripheral myelin protein 22a, protein MLLILLGVLILHLIILILLIVSTAASAWSVGGDGSTDLWYNCMTTDVGYHCKPASNEDWIQAVQALMILSLLFCFFSLIAFVFQLFKLVKGGRFFFTAIFQILASVFVMCAAIIYTVMSPDDGTGSTQFGYAYVLAWVAFPLCLISGLIYIVLRKKE, encoded by the exons ATGCTGCTCATCCTGCTCGGAGTGCTCATTTTGCACCTAATCATCCTCATTCTTCTCATTGTGTCCACAGCAGCCAGT GCCTGGTCTGTAGGTGGGGATGGGAGCACGGATCTATGGTACAACTGCATGACAACTGATGTAGGCTACCACTGCAAGCCAGCTAGTAATGAAG ACTGGATCCAGGCAGTGCAAGCCCTCATGATCCTCTCCCTgctcttctgcttcttctcccTCATCGCCTTCGTGTTCCAGCTGTTCAAACTGGTCAAGGGCGGACGCTTCTTCTTCACTGCCATCTTCCAGATCTTGGCGA GTGTGTTTGTGATGTGCGCGGCGATCATCTACACCGTGATGAGTCCGGATGATGGAACCGGCAGCACACAGTTCGGCTACGCCTACGTGCTGGCTTGGGTggctttccctctctgtctcatcAGCGGCCTCATTTATATCGTCCTGAGGAAGAAAGAATGA